A genomic region of Ochotona princeps isolate mOchPri1 chromosome 17, mOchPri1.hap1, whole genome shotgun sequence contains the following coding sequences:
- the TEPSIN gene encoding LOW QUALITY PROTEIN: AP-4 complex accessory subunit tepsin (The sequence of the model RefSeq protein was modified relative to this genomic sequence to represent the inferred CDS: inserted 1 base in 1 codon), translating into MAAAPPLRDRLSFLHRLPILLKGTADDAAPCPGYLFEEIAKISHESLGSSQCLLEYLLGRLHSTSGHVKLKVLKILRYLCGHGSASFLLILRRNAALVQEATAFSGPPDPLHGNSLYQKVRAAAQDLGSTXFTDTTLPLPSSQPPRTLSPAGMGSQFRLDRTLQGFGYSQDGGQSGSAGKALLSTIQKAAEVVANAVRPGPEDPATHRPLLQDDTYQPAHTLGASHICSVPGSCGAIPAARDARHQPGQAGGGWDDLDRSLSPQSSSPGSRGSRTSDLGSRLGSDSHPGASREFGELTERAETVAPSDCEQELSLVRRVTQGSRAFLSPSEVQRFLKECGLLNCEVVLELLAEQLPAAGECEQMRALGAIAALGHADLLPQELILVLTRLRLQELSSGSPGPVTNKATKILRHLEASCGQRPPAPLPPAWPGPATTTALDSSTDLLTAVVPPAVDQAFLQPLSPAPISPRSPVPTPVPGDIGQAETRPEQVTSLFAGMDLVACPSPRLAGPGPATEAPPTPCPGAQAPQTLAQGAADSGPSVFAFLNA; encoded by the exons ATGGCGGCCGCCCCGCCGCTGCGGGACCGCCTGAGCTTCCTGCACCGG ctgcccatcctgctgaagGGCACAGCGGACGACGCCGCCCCGTGCCCCGGCTACCTGTTTGAGGAGATCGCCA AAATCTCGCACGAgtccctgggcagcagccagTGCCTGCTGGAGTACCTGCTGGGCCGGCTGCACAGCACTTCGGGCCACGTGAAACTCAAG GTGCTCAAGATCCTGCGATACCTGTGCGGCCACGGCTCCGCCTCCTTCCTGCTCATCCTCCGGCGGAACGCGGCCCTCGTCCAGGAGGCCACGG CTTTCTCAGGGCCCCCAGATCCCCTGCATGGAAACAGTTTGTACCAGAAAGTGCGGGCGGCTGCTCAG GACCTGGGAAGCA CTTTCACGGACACCACTTTGCCTCTGCCCTCCTCACAACCCCCCAGGACTCTGTCTCCAGCAG GTATGGGCTCGCAGTTCAGGCTTGACAGGACACTGCAGGGCTTCGGCTATAGCCAGGACGGGGGCCAATCAG GCTCTGCAGGCAAGGCCCTCCTGTCCACCATCCAGAAGGCTGCAGAGGTTGTGGCCAATGCCGTGCGCCCCGGGCCTGAGGACCCCGCCACCCACAGGCCCCTGCTCCAGGATGACACCTACCAGCCAGCCCATACACTGGGTGCCAGCCACATCTGCTCTGTCCCTGGGAGTTGTGGGGCCATCCCAGCTGCCCGAG ATGCCAGACACCAGCCAGGGCAGGCCGGAGGAGGTTGGGACGACCTGGACAGAAGCCTGAGCCCCCAGAGCTCCTCTCCGGGCAGCCGCGGGAGCAGGACCTCTGACTTGGGCAGCCGCTTGGGCAGTGACAGCCATCCAGGTGCCAGCCGGGAATTCGGGGAGTTGACAGAGAG GGCTGAGACTGTGGCCCCGAGCGACTGTGAGCAAGAGCTCAGCCTGGTGCGGAGGGTGACTCAGGGGTCCCGTGCCTTCCTGAGCCCCAGCGAGGTGCAGCGCTTCCTTAAAGA GTGCGGGCTGCTCAACTGTGAGGTTGTGCTGGAGTTGCTGGCCGAACAGCTGCCTGCAGCCGGCGAGTGTGAGCAGATG AGGGCGCTGGGTGCCATCGCTGCCCTTGGGCATGCCGACCTGCTTCCCCAGGAACTCATCCTTGTCCTCACCCGCCTTCGGCTGCAGGAGCTGAGCTCAGGCAGCCCCGGACCTGTCACCAACAAGGCCACAAAG ATCCTGAGGCATCTGGAAGCCTCCTGCGGACAGCGGccccctgccccactgcccccggcctggcctggccctgccaccaccactgccctGGACAGCTCGACTGACCTGCTGACCGCTGTAGTGCCGCCCGCCGTGGACCAGGCCTTCCTGCAGCCTCTGAGCCCTGCCCCCATCTCGCCCAGGAGTCCTGTGCCCACCCCAGTGCCCGGGGACATTGGGCAGGCTGAGACCAGGCCAGAGCAGGTTACCTCCCTGTTTGCTGGCATGGATCTGGTGGCTTGCCCTTCCCCGCGCCTGGCAGGGCCTGGCCCTGCAACAGAGGCCCCCCCCACACCTTGCCCGGGCGCCCAGGCTCCCCAGACCTTGGCGCAGGGAGCAGCCGACTCGGGGCCATCAGTTTTCGCTTTCTTAAATGCCTGA
- the NDUFAF8 gene encoding NADH dehydrogenase [ubiquinone] 1 alpha subcomplex assembly factor 8 → MPADRAVWERVRSRLRSIPERLAACGAEAAAYGRCVRASTAPGGRLGRDLCVREFEALRSCVAAAASRTPPAASPRVDPRTPPRPLPCAATTCTNK, encoded by the exons ATGCCGGCGGACCGGGCGGTGTGGGAGCGCGTGCGAAGTCGGCTGCGCTCGATCCCCGAGCGCCTGGCGGCCTGCGGGGCGGAG GCCGCGGCTTACGGCCGGTGCGTGCGGGCGTCCACGGCCCCGGGCGGCCGCCTCGGCAGGGACCTGTGCGTGCGCGAGTTCGAGGCCCTGAGGAGCTGCGTGGCGGCCGCG GCCAGCAGGACGCCGCCCGCCGCTTCCCCGCGCGTGGACCCGCGGACCCCGCCTCGACCCCTGCCGTGCGCCGCGACCACTTGTACCAATAAATGA